DNA from Rosa rugosa chromosome 6, drRosRugo1.1, whole genome shotgun sequence:
AATACACTAGTTTGGGCAGTGGGGAATGCTGTTCTAAATTATTGGGCTCCAGTTGGACTCACATTAATTAGCCAAGTTTTGTGTCAAATTTGTATCTTAATCTATTTTGAAATATTTAAATACACTAGTTTGGGCAGTGGGGTATGCTAAACTAAATTATTGAGCTCCATTTGGACTCACATTAATTAGTCAAGTTTTGTGTCAAATTTGTAATCTTAGTCTATTTTGAAATATTTAAATACACTAGTTTGGGGAGTGGGGTATGTTTTTCTAAATTATTGAGCTCCAATTGGACTCACATTAATTAGCCAAGTTTTGTATCAAATTTGTAATCTTAGTCTATTTTGAAATATTTAAATGagctaaatactgattactaccatgtagtttgggtccaaaatcaattcagtccctgaacttctaatttcatcaagaacacccctgcactttcaattttgatttaataggtccaatttgttagtcttccaacaattgagtcatttaacttgttgacgtggctcatatatagCCTATGTTTTAGGATGTGGTGTTGAgatggtctgcatagtcaatttaggagtgagtccaaCTATtaaaaatctatcaaataaatagtttttcaacaaataatccaactataacttgaacccataacaaaatattaacgaattggacctattagatcaaaattgaaagtacatgggtgtttttgatgaaattagaagtccagggactaaattgattttggacctaaaccacaaggtagtaaccagtatttagccctatttaAATACACTAGTTTGGGGAGTGGAGTATGCTGTTCTAAATTATTGAGCTCCAGTTGGACTCACATTAATTAGCCAAGTTTTGTGCCAAATTTGTAATCTTAGTTTGTTTTGAAATATTTAAATACACTAGTTGGGTTAGAATACCAATTTTTGCAATCtataaaataataatagctTATGTAATGTATCTAGTATGAAAATATGCTGATATTTCTTAAATTATATTTACTACTTTATTATGCATAGAACAGCTTCAGTCACTTTATTATTTACTACTAGTATGGATGAGAACAGAGTAGAGACTATGCATATTGAAGAAGTGAGGAATCATTTGATACTATGTAGTCACTAGTGTGTGTACTGTTTGGTAGTGTGTGGTAGTCTATAGTTGAACAGTATAAAGATGATAAAAAGGTTCAATCATTCAAATGAGGCTAAGTGACTTTGTCAAAGGAGCCATATGTAGATGACAACGGAGTACGGATTATGCATCTTGAAGAAGTGAGGAATCATGTAGTCACAAGAGTGTAAAGAAATGTGGTGCAATTATATGTAATTATATGAACCATTCGGTATTGTGCAGTCCGTGACTGTGTGTAGTCTACAATGTATTAAAAAGCGCGCTTTAGGGTGCGCCTGAGGCGCAAAAGGCTTATTTCTTTGTATATCTTGCGTCAGATTTCATCACAAGGCGTAGAGGCGTACTTATAGGCGTGAAAAGCGTGGGAGGCGTacgcccaaaaaaaaaaacataagatGGTAGATGAGTTCTGAACTTCTGCGTTGTCTTTGAGATGATTTCTGCTCCAAATCATGATAGAGACTGAGTTAAAGGGGTAGAACTGAAGAGGAgggaaggagggagagagagagagagagagattattaTGGTTTTTTGAAAGATTACTCTGATTTATCTTTATCTATTGGTCTTCCACCTTTCCTAAATACTTTATATCTGTTAAGATACAAGTAGTGGCACACTACAATACAAACACTtattttttctatatatataattagttaTTTTTTCTATATACATGTGTTTTACTAAATTTTTCTTTAATACATACTTATTATTTTATGATGCAAAGCTTACGCCTTATGCCTCGAGGGCTTACGCCTTGTTGAGGCTCTCCAGAAAACGCCTCTGGTACGGCGTACGCCTTAGCGTTTTAAAACATTAGTAGTCCGTCACTGTGTGTTGTCTGTACTCTGCTTGAACGCTATAAAAGAAGCTCAAGTCGAGAGAATTTCCAAGTCAAGCAACGCCTCTCCCAGTTCAAGTAGTATAAAACTTCAATCCATAGGTTGCATATGGCTAGCTCTGGCTCAAGTAGTTTGATAGAAATGACTCTGAAGCTTACAAACAAGATCGATAGAAAGAGACTCAGGCCTGGAGATCGTATTTATGCTTACAGAAAAGCGGCCATCTACGCCCACCATGGTTAGTACTGATAATTGAGTCCCTAACTCTTTAttgttttaattaatttcttCAATGCCATGTACTAATTCATGTATTCGCTTAGGTATCTTCATTGGGGGAGATAGAGTGATTCACTTTAACAGAACACAAGAAGGAAACACATCGAGACGAGGAAGGCCATGCAGAAACTGTGGGCTTGTCAAAAATGACCTCCGAGGAGTTGTCATGTCCTGCATTGACTGTTTCCGCGACGGCCACTCCCTCCGCCGCTTCCGATACGGCGTTAGTTGGGGCCTTTACGTCATCAGCCGGCCAGGCACATGCACCACCGGCGAGGCTCCCCGTGCAGAAGAGACCATCAGCCGCGCCATTGAGGAGTTAAACAAGAAAGATTTTGGGGACTATCACGTGCTTCAGAACAACTGCGAGACCTTTGCGGTGTTCTGCACGACGGGGAACCGCAGGAGCGACCTGGCGAGCACGGCTATATCGGCGATCAAGGTGGCGATTCACAGGCTTTATAGTGATGTGAAGAGTAATCACGGCAAGGAGAAGCTCAACGAGTTAAAGCAGGCGATTGAGAGCCTTTTTGTTGATGTGAAGAATCCTCACGGCGAGGAGAAGCTCAACAAGTTGAACCAGATGATTGATATCTGGGTCACTAATAGGGCGTCGCCTGAAGAGATCAGTGACGGATTAAAAAATCTTGAAAAGGATCAGTAGGGTCATTAACTCATGATCTGATCAGCGCGCGCTTGAATGTTGAGATTATttgaaattaagaaagtttCCAAAAGGGCATAGATCGAGAGAGATGCTGACGCAGTCCATTTTGTGTCCCAAGTCACCATCAGTGTCATCATCCTCAGGTAGCTTCTtcacttctctctctttgtTCTGTCCAACTTGTCTCAAATACTCTGAGAAACATAAGCTGCATGCTTCTCTAACTCACTCAAATCCCAGCGAGGGTGTCAAAGAATTCAACTTTCTAGCTTTAAACGACGAAACGCATGCAATTACTGACCACCCAAATGGCCCAACTCTCGGTTTTAGTTATACAACCATTTGTTACAAGATTTTTGTAGAGTTGGGCATGTTGACAAGGCCATGGCTCTTCTTGCTCAAATGGAAGCTCTTGGCTTTCGACCCAATTCGGTATCCTACACTCGTCTAATTGATGCTCTAGGAAGTATTGGGAGGACTTTGGAGGCTGATGTGTTGTTTCAGGAAATGATTTTTGTGGGGTTTAGGCCAAGAATTAAGCTTTACAATGTGTTGCTTAGAGGGTTTTTGAAGAAAGGTTTGTTAGGACTTGCAATTAGAGTTTTGGGGGTAATGGGTGATTTGGGTACTGAGAGAAATCAAGAAACTTATGAGATTTTACTTGATTACTGTGTCAATGCTGGGAGGTTGGAGGATACTTGGTCAATGATTAATGAGATGAAGCGGAAGAGGTTTCGGCTGGGATCATTTGTGTATAGTAAGGTTATTGGTCTTTATAGGGACAATGGGATGTGGAAGAAAGCAATGGACATTGTGGAAGAGATAAGAGAAATGGGGATGGTATTAAACAAACAGATTTACAACAGCATTATTGATACATTTGGGAAATATGGCGACTTGGATGAAGCATTGGAAGTCTTTGGGAAAATGAAACAAGAAGGTGTAAGGCCTGATATTTCGACCTTTAATTCGTTGATAAGGTGGCACTGTAAGTCTGGGTTGTTAAAGAAGGCCCTGGAGTTGTTTACCGAGATGCAAGAACAAGGATTATATCTTGATCCGAAAATGTTTGTTACTATTATCAGTAGATTGGGGGAGCAAGGGAAGTGGGATATGATACAGAAGACCTTTGAGAATATGAGAAGCCGAGGGCATAAAAAAAGTGGGACTATTTATGCTGCTCTGGTTGACATTTATGGGCAATATGGAAAATTTCAGGACGCAGAAGAGTGTATATCTGCACTAAATGCCTATGCCCAGCAGGTTATCTTTCTGCACTTCAAAAGTCTTTCCATATAATTTCACTTGAAGCATGAAGATTTCGTCCCATAATTTCTTTGTAGTTCTACATATATCAATATGCATATGATATATGCATATCATCTATTGGTATTCTTCTTTAATGCAGGGATCATGTGATCAGACAGTCAAAGTACTTCAGCTCATGGAAGTCGAGGGAATCGAACCAAATGTGATAATGCTGAATGTTTTGATTAATGCTTTTGGTATTGCTGGTAGACATTTGGAGGCTTTGTCCATTTATCACCATATAAAAGAAAGTGTAAGTCTATAAGAGGTCTAGAAACATTTCTTCAACCCAGTCAGTTTTCATGTTACTTGTAAGCCAAGTTTTTAATGGTGATGATTTTGTTGTTTCTGAAGGGTTTAAGCGCCGATGTAGTTACTTATACTACCCTTATGAAGGCGTTTATTCGAGCAAGGAAGTATGATAAGGTCCCTGAGATATACATGGATATGGAACGTGCTGGATGCACCCCAGATAGAAAGGCTAGACAGATGTTAGAAGTCGCTTCATTGGTCCTTCAACAGAGGAATTGAGAGTATCCGGATGGCTTTAAGTGAGTTTGTGATGCAATGTGCTCATGTTGTGTCGTATGGGTCTAATTAGAGACCAAACTACTCTTGATATTATCGTTAACTAGGGTGAGTTTCTTTCTTCTATTCTCATGATGTTTTGAGCTTCAATGATATGGCTTTATATCTAATTGACCTTGTTTGTACTTTGTACTTCTATATAATGCTGTTTTCAGGTTTTCTGAGACGGCTGTTGAATCACACTCATAAATGTTTGAAACTGTCAGCTGGTGAAAATTTCTGTTTCTGATGCAATACACGGGAGTGAGATCTCAAATATCTTGGTATTAACTATATGAAGTGAAAAATGTGAGAGATATATCCAACACATGTCAACACTCTTTGTGAGCTGCCAACTGTGTTTTCTGAAGCCAAGGCTCGCACCATCAGAGACCCAACTTATAGCTTGTGCTGAACTAAACACAAGCAGATCTTTTGCTGTTTTGCAGCAGAATCGAGTGGACCAATCGAAATTATGTTCATATTGTACATGTAATGGAAAACTTGTTCATATTTTTACGAGAAAATCAATATACAATCTTGAACAAGTTTTGTTTGCTCAGAGTTTCCATCGCACCCATTTCTTGCCGGGTGTATTGTTGTTCTTTCAATGACCTCACCGACCCAGTTACAATGAGTTTTCTATTGCCAAATTCAACATGGCATCAAATCATCAATTATCTTTAGAGCTTTGACGAAGGCCTTTAGGTTGAGCATTGAAACATGGGCGTGCGGGCCCTAGGAAGATGGTTTCCAGAGGAGGCAATATCAATATGCATAGCCAAATTCAACATGGCATAAGCATCAATTAATTCGCATCTTACTAACATGGAGGATGAGAGAGAATAAGATCACATGCATATCCAAGATTCCAAGTATTTTATGGAACCATACCACGGGAAGAAGACAGCCCATGTCTAGGTGCATGTATATGAAATGCAGTCAACTCCAGCCCTACTACTCGCTATATAATATGAACATCAAACCAGTTCTTGTAGGGCGGAGAGGGCAAACACTTTACACTACTACAAACTACTCGcactaacaactacatgcatAGGCAGCCAGCAGTAGCCATGcctatatattatttatttatctatAAACTCAACCCTTCTATTCTATAATATAACCGAAGGGTTGAACGTGGCTCAACAGCTCAAGTCACGTGAGGCTTCTCCAAGTCCTCGATGTTGGTAGGGCGGTACCAGGCCTTCTCCTCCAGCACCGATGTCTCGTTACCATTCACAGCTCCAGACTCTTCAGCTGGGGTGGAATTATGCGCAGTCTCAGGCCCAAATACCCCAGTTCGAGGGTTTGGAGCCCAGTACTTCTCGGGTTTAGCTGGGATCACATCGTCTGGGACAAAGCTAGGGCGAATTTGTTCATCAGGGTTCTTGTCATAAACTGAGGTGTGAGCAGCCCTCCTGGATATACATAAAGCATGCAGAGTTCAGATCATTAACAGAACCATATATCCTAACATGTAATAGTACTGATACTATGTTAGACAAACTGAAATACCAACTCCAGTATTAATTACTGTTGCAAGATTTTGCTGATAGAAATAACATTCATTCAGGTAGGTTTGCTATGCTCCTGGGCTAGTTGGTATCACGTCCTACATCTCATTACTCAACTACTGAACTTTCTTATATCACATATTCAAATAAAAACACTAAGCAAATACAAGATGCATGGTTAAGAATCAGATCAAAATGAGATGTCAATGACTAACATTTCTATATGAGGGCTATTTCTTACCAGTtaaaaaccaaagaaaattaAGATAACATGGGATACAGGTAAAGCATCCAGGAAGATACAAATGGTATGAAATTAACTTGAAACAATGAAGTCTAGCCAACCATGTTTAAAAATTACAGAGTATGCCATACCTTCCCATCAAGCATGTGGATAAGTTAAGTTTTACCTTCCACTGAATTAAAGAAAATGAGTAAGGATGAGTATATGGTCCTCCTATCCTCCCTTGTGGTCTAGTCATCCTTTTCATCTTTTGAAAGGATAATTATGTCCCACCATCTTTGTACTCATTACTTGCCTACCTCCCAAGTTGGGCATCAGTTTCATCTAAATCGAGATTCCCTACTTCCTAAACCAGAGTGAGAATTAGGTGCTACTGACAACCATGTGGCTTAAGCTGGTTAGGTGTCAACCCCCAACCAGAGACATATTCATGGCGTTCAACACAAGGGGATTCTGGTCACATGACCAACAATGTGATCTTCATAAGATAATGACTACCAACCGACCCAGCAGAAacaaatatacatatatatttgtaCGGCAGACGCAAGGAACACGTGGTATGGGCTGACCGATCAGAACCTTAGCAGGAGGGTATTTTGGATATTTCACTTTAAAAAAGCAGGAGCAGTTTCGGAATGAAAGAAAATTTTGGTGGGTTctgattgggcagccgcacgTATGTAAGAATTTTTCTACATATATACTGGTATGCATAAATATGCTCTTTTCAAATATCAAAACTATTTCACAGAATACAAAAAAATAATTGTTATGGTCCAAGTAAACGACTTTCCAATTATAGTGGTAAGTAGGCAACAAAAATGAGATGGTGGAGGCTCAACAGTCCATTAGTTAAATGTTATTACAAAAAACAATAATCAAACCAGAGAGACaagtaaaagaatttgattATGGGTAGCAGCATGCCAGTGATTTGAAGAAAATTTAGAGCATGTTAGTTATAGCCATAAAAATTACCCGGATATGTCTGCAAATCCATGCCAAAAGAAAGATAATATTTCACAGAGAGATCTCAAATAATAAATTTAccaagtttggagatctcaacttACAAGGCTTTTATTTAGTTCTTATTTGATTTTGACAGTTCACAAAGAGAACTAGGGTTAATATTAGTACATAATAGTCATATTGGGTCTCACAACTTTAACAAAGCAAGAAGATAGTGCTTGCACAGTATGGAATTTAGACATGCAAGTTCAGTCGCTGTCATGAAATTAATCTTGCTCCAATTTTAATCCATAAAGTGTTAATCTTCCAAAATGGCTACCGACCCAACTAAACTTTTATGTTCTTTTCAATTTAGCTCCTCCacctttttttaatttcttatcTCTATATTTC
Protein-coding regions in this window:
- the LOC133713820 gene encoding late embryogenesis abundant protein At5g17165, whose protein sequence is MAANSSSRMIANLGKRVVVSQIRVRPTTDSTRLSLAAPLALRRAAHTSVYDKNPDEQIRPSFVPDDVIPAKPEKYWAPNPRTGVFGPETAHNSTPAEESGAVNGNETSVLEEKAWYRPTNIEDLEKPHVT
- the LOC133713819 gene encoding pentatricopeptide repeat-containing protein CRP1 homolog, chloroplastic-like gives rise to the protein MALLAQMEALGFRPNSVSYTRLIDALGSIGRTLEADVLFQEMIFVGFRPRIKLYNVLLRGFLKKGLLGLAIRVLGVMGDLGTERNQETYEILLDYCVNAGRLEDTWSMINEMKRKRFRLGSFVYSKVIGLYRDNGMWKKAMDIVEEIREMGMVLNKQIYNSIIDTFGKYGDLDEALEVFGKMKQEGVRPDISTFNSLIRWHCKSGLLKKALELFTEMQEQGLYLDPKMFVTIISRLGEQGKWDMIQKTFENMRSRGHKKSGTIYAALVDIYGQYGKFQDAEECISALNAYAQQGSCDQTVKVLQLMEVEGIEPNVIMLNVLINAFGIAGRHLEALSIYHHIKESGLSADVVTYTTLMKAFIRARKYDKVPEIYMDMERAGCTPDRKARQMLEVASLVLQQRN